One genomic region from Argentina anserina chromosome 2, drPotAnse1.1, whole genome shotgun sequence encodes:
- the LOC126782249 gene encoding FT-interacting protein 4, producing the protein MTVSNATGKVRLVVEVVAAHNLMPKDGEGSSSPFVEIEFDNQRLRTQVKYKDLNPVWNEKLVFRVKDVADLPYRAIEVNIFNERRSGNSRNFLGKVRVSGSNIAKEGEQIPQLYTLDKRSLFSHIRGEISLKLYLLTREEVKETGANGIVSSSVSNSASSSAFSKKSKKLQGQNSVIASQNQLVQESKSSGQGQSTNSHSKPVENNQGVMMKPILIKTGPVSAFSGGGVGVTGVGGALDVNGMTEFSLKETRPQLGGESLKKDKTSSTYDLVEQMQYLYVKVVKARDFSVFGGGEVVAEVKLGNYRGVTKRVSLNYVEWGQVFAFSKDCIQSSMVEVFVKEGNKDDFLGRVWFDLNEVPRRVPPDSQLAPQWYRMEDKKGDKSKSGEVMISIWFGTQADEAFAEAWHSKAANVNFDGLSSIKSKVYLTPRLWYLRVKVIEAQDIVPWEKGSAMMRFPELSAKIQVGNQMLRTRIAQPSSVRSLSNPLWNEEMMFVVAEPIEDYLLVCVEDRVGPGRDEIAGRVVIPVAAIERRTDDKPVVSRWFNLDNSSHFTNAAGESKVMTRFGSRIHLRVSLDGGYHVLDEATMYSSDLKPTDKRLWKPHIGVLEMGILGATGLMPMKIKEGKGGSSDSYCVAKYGQKWVRTRTVVDSLSPKWNEQYTWEVFDPCTVVTIGVFDNSRIDKSTANNAGVRDSRIGKVRIRLSTLESDRVYTHSYPLLMLHPSGVKKMGELHLAVRFSCANMGNMLNMYTMPLLPKMHFVQPLTVNQLETLRYQAMNVVASRLSRTEPPLGREVVEYMLDHDSHMWSMRRSKANFFRLVNVLSGPVAFGRFVELMRSWQKPICSALFVTTFFLLVAFPELIIPMILLYMALIGMWRFKSRPRHPCFMDTNLSHAESVYADELDEEFDSFPTSRSAEIVRMRYDRLRSVAGRIQTVVGDVATQGERFQALLSWRDPRATFLFVIFCLIAAVMFYAVPIRVVVVLLGLYALRPPRFRSKLPSQPLSFFRRLPTRADSLL; encoded by the coding sequence ATGACAGTGAGCAACGCAACCGGAAAAGTACGCCtggtggtggaggtggtggCGGCCCACAACCTCATGCCAAAAGACGGCGAAGGCTCATCGTCCCCATTTGTCGAAATCGAGTTCGACAACCAGAGGCTCCGAACCCAGGTGAAGTACAAGGACCTGAACCCGGTCTGGAACGAGAAGCTAGTCTTTCGTGTCAAGGACGTGGCTGATCTTCCCTACAGAGCCATAGAGGTCAATATATTCAACGAGAGGAGGTCCGGCAACAGCAGAAACTTTCTGGGAAAGGTCAGAGTTTCAGGGTCTAATATTGCTAAAGAAGGTGAGCAGATTCCTCAGCTTTATACACTCGACAAAAGAAGCCTCTTCTCTCATATCAGAGGCGAGATTAGCTTGAAGCTTTACCTTTTGACGAGAGAAGAGGTCAAAGAAACCGGGGCTAATGGCATAGTGAGTTCCTCTGTTTCCAACTCTGCTTCGTCTTCTGCTTTTTCGAAGAAAAGCAAGAAACTTCAGGGCCAAAACTCGGTCATTGCTTCGCAGAACCAGCTGGTTCAAGAATCAAAGTCATCAGGGCAGGGCCAGAGTACCAACAGTCACTCAAAACCTGTTGAGAACAATCAAGGAGTGATGATGAAGCCTATTCTGATAAAAACAGGCCCTGTTTCTGCATTTTCCGGCGGCGGCGTCGGAGTTACCGGCGTCGGAGGTGCTCTTGACGTCAATGGGATGACGGAGTTTTCACTGAAGGAGACGAGGCCTCAGCTCGGCGGTGAGTCTTTGAAAAAGGATAAAACTAGCTCTACTTATGACCTTGTTGAGCAAATGCAATATTTGTATGTGAAAGTGGTTAAAGCTAGAgacttttctgtttttggtggAGGGGAGGTTGTGGCTGAAGTGAAGTTGGGGAATTACAGAGGGGTAACAAAGAGGGTGAGTTTAAACTATGTGGAGTGGGGTCAGGTGTTTGCTTTCTCTAAAGATTGCATACAGTCTTCAATGGTGGAAGTGTTTGTGAAGGAGGGGAACAAAGATGACTTCTTGGGGAGGGtgtggtttgatttgaatgaGGTTCCGAGGAGGGTTCCGCCTGATAGTCAGTTGGCGCCGCAGTGGTATAGAATGGAGGATAAGAAGGGAGACAAGTCGAAATCGGGGGAGGTGATGATTTCCATTTGGTTCGGGACTCAGGCAGATGAGGCATTTGCTGAAGCTTGGCATTCCAAGGCTGCAAACGTGAATTTCGATGGGCTTAGTTCTATTAAGTCCAAGGTTTACTTGACACCAAGGCTTTGGTACCTCAGGGTTAAAGTGATTGAAGCTCAAGACATTGTTCCCTGGGAGAAAGGGTCTGCAATGATGAGGTTCCCGGAGCTTTCTGCGAAAATTCAGGTTGGGAATCAGATGTTGAGGACCAGGATTGCGCAGCCTAGCAGTGTGAGGAGCCTCTCAAATCCTTTATGGAATGAGGAGATGATGTTTGTGGTGGCTGAGCCAATTGAGGACTACTTGCTTGTCTGTGTTGAGGATAGGGTTGGCCCGGGGCGTGATGAGATTGCAGGGAGAGTGGTGATTCCGGTTGCAGCAATTGAAAGGCGGACAGATGATAAGCCTGTTGTTTCGAGGTGGTTCAACCTTGATAACAGCAGCCATTTCACCAATGCAGCTGGAGAGTCCAAAGTGATGACTAGGTTTGGGTCTAGAATTCATTTGAGGGTTTCACTTGATGGAGGTTATCATGTGCTTGATGAGGCCACAATGTATAGTAGTGATCTTAAGCCGACTGATAAGAGGCTTTGGAAGCCTCATATTGGTGTGCTTGAAATGGGTATTTTAGGGGCCACTGGGCTTATGCcaatgaagatcaaagaagGGAAAGGAGGGTCTAGTGATTCTTATTGTGTTGCGAAGTATGGACAGAAATGGGTTCGAACTCGAACTGTTGTTGATAGCTTGTCGCCTAAGTGGAATGAGCAGTACACTTGGGAAGTGTTTGATCCTTGCACTGTTGTAACCATTGGGGTATTTGATAATTCTCGAATTGATAAGAGCACGGCCAACAATGCCGGAGTCCGTGATTCTCGGATTGGGAAGGTTAGGATCCGATTGTCCACACTTGAGTCTGATCGAGTCTACACTCACTCCTATCCACTCTTGATGTTGCACCCTTCCGGTGTCAAGAAAATGGGTGAGCTTCATCTGGCTGTCAGGTTTTCTTGTGCCAATATGGGTAACATGCTCAACATGTACACTATGCCACTGCTTCCCAAGATGCATTTTGTGCAGCCTTTGACTGTGAATCAACTGGAGACCCTGAGGTATCAGGCTATGAATGTGGTGGCATCGAGGCTTAGCAGGACAGAACCACCTTTGGGGAGAGAGGTGGTGGAGTACATGCTTGACCATGACTCGCATATGTGGAGTATGAGAAGGAGCAAAGCCAACTTCTTCAGGCTAGTGAATGTTCTATCAGGGCCTGTTGCTTTTGGAAGATTTGTGGAGTTGATGCGGAGTTGGCAGAAACCAATCTGCTCTGCCTTGTTTGTTACAACTTTCTTCTTGTTAGTTGCATTTCCGGAGCTCATAATCCCAATGATTTTGCTATATATGGCACTTATTGGAATGTGGCGGTTTAAGTCCCGCCCTCGTCACCCATGTTTCATGGACACTAATCTATCCCATGCTGAGAGTGTTTATGCTGATGAGTTGGATGAGGAGTTTGATTCATTCCCAACGAGTCGGAGTGCAGAGATTGTAAGGATGAGGTATGACCGTCTTAGGAGCGTGGCTGGGAGGATTCAGACTGTTGTTGGTGATGTGGCTACACAAGGTGAAAGGTTCCAAGCATTGCTTAGCTGGAGAGACCCAAGAGCTACATTCTTGTTTGTGATCTTCTGCTTGATTGCTGCTGTAATGTTCTATGCTGTGCCGATTAGGGTGGTTGTGGTTCTGTTGGGATTGTATGCACTCAGGCCGCCAAGATTCAGGAGCAAGCTGCCTTCTCAACCTTTGAGCTTTTTCAGGAGGCTGCCAACCCGGGCTGATAGCTTGTTGTAG
- the LOC126782172 gene encoding receptor-like serine/threonine-protein kinase ALE2 — MRSPPILLLLPFVLLLQLNSVFYCSGQLSLTPPQISNQQFSLRGFARSILMRFPYDFSKLSKRRMTKPASASFAPAPSPVYLAPSSLPAPPLRHHHHHHHHHGKGRPHAVAPAPSKVPGCDQVCVDPLTASPFGSPCGCVFPMKIKLLLDIGTNYIFPVMSELEIEVAEGTYLAQSQVVITGATADSQNQGRTVVDINLVPLGEKFDNTTAMLTYDRFKHKKVPLNLSIFGNYEVLYISYPGIPSSPPYLKGNGPTSSPQNLPITAKFPRKNQRMNIRTIAIIALSAFVLLLVILGAILVFIKWRKVGRPSSAVGPARESSIHKRYGTGSMLSSSIASSTSVSLFSTVPTSILSVKTFPRSELEKATNKFSSQRVLGEGGFGRVYHGIMEDGTEVAVKVLTRDNNQNGDREFIAEVEMLSRLHHRNLVKLIGICIEGHTRSLVYELIRNGSVESHLHGVDKKNGPLDWDARMKIALGAARGLAYLHEDSNPRVIHRDFKASNVLLEDDFTPKVSDFGLAREATEGSHHISTRVMGTFGYVAPEYAMTGHLLVKSDVYSYGVVLLELLSGRKPVDMSHPQGQENLVTWSRPLLTSREGLQQLVDPALAGTYDFDDMAKVAAIASMCVHPEVTHRPFMGEVVQALKLIYNDTDETGGDCHSQKESSVPDSFKCDLAPSDSSWWNAGGLTPRLNYGQASSFITMEYSSGTLEDMENRPFSASSLVGNEVSLPIRHGNRSGPLRTIRSKPTFYRARGSMSEHGGLLGKRPWNDGFWV; from the exons ATGCGTTCTCCACCGATTCTGCTTCTCCTTccttttgttcttcttctccaactcAACTCGGTTTTCTATTGCTCAG GGCAATTGTCACTAACTCCTCCTCAGATTTCGAATCAACAATTTTCTTTGAGAGGTTTCG CAAGGTCAATTTTGATGCGTTTTCCAtatgatttttcaaaattgTCGAAAAGACGAATGACCAAGCCTGCTTCAGCATCCTTTGCACCTGCACCTTCTCCAGTTTATTTAG CTCCCAGCAGTTTGCCTGCACCACCACtccgtcatcatcatcatcatcaccatcaccatGGGAAAGGAAGACCCCATGCTGTTGCTCCCGCTCCGTCAAAAGTCCCAG GTTGTGATCAAGTTTGTGTGGATCCACTTACTGCATCTCCATTTGGTTCACCTTGTGGTTGTGTGTTTCCCATGAAAATCAAACTTTTACTGGATATAGGTACTAATTATATTTTTCCAGTAATGAGTGAGTTGGAGATTGAGGTTGCTGAAGGCACGTATTTGGCACAGAGTCAAGTTGTAATAACGGGTGCAACTGCTGACAGTCAAAATCAAGGAAGAACAGTAGTGGATATTAACTTGGTTCCTTTAGGAGAGAAGTTTGATAATACCACTGCGATGCTGACGTATGATAGATTTAAGCACAAGAAAGTGCCTCTCAATCTTAGTATTTTTGGCAATTATGAAGTGCTGTACATTAGTTACCCAG GAATACCTTCTTCACCACCATATTTGAAGGGAAATGGACCAACCAGTAGTCCTCAAAACCTACCTATCACTGCGAAGTTTCCCAGAAAGAACCAGAGGATGAATATAAGAACCATTGCCATTATTGCCCTCTCAGCCTTTGTACTCCTATTGGTTATTCTTGGAGCAATCTTGGTGTTCATAAAATGGAGGAAAGTTGGAAGACCGTCTAGTGCTGTCGGTCCTGCACGCGAATCATCAATCCACAAAAGATATG GCACTGGGTCTATGTTATCAAGTAGCATTGCAAGCTCCACTTCAGTGTCCCTATTTTCCACCGTGCCAACCAGTATTCTCTCTGTTAAAACATTCCCGCGTTCTGAGCTTGAGAAAGCAACAAATAAGTTCAGTTCTCAAAGGGTTTTAGGAGAAGGAGGATTTGGACGTGTTTACCATGGAATCATGGAGGATGGGACTGAAGTAGCAGTCAAAGTGCTTACAAGGGACAATAATCAAAATGGAGACCGTGAATTCATTGCCGAAGTTGAGATGTTAAGCCGATTACATCACCGTAATCTTGTGAAACTGATAGGGATATGTATCGAAGGGCACACACGCAGCTTGGTATATGAGCTTATTCGCAATGGCAGTGTTGAGTCCCATTTGCATG GTGTTGACAAGAAAAATGGCCCTCTTGACTGGGATGCAAGGATGAAGATTGCCCTTGGGGCGGCAAGGGGATTAGCCTATCTTCATGAAGATTCTAATCCACGTGTTATTCACCGAGACTTCAAGGCTAGTAATGTTTTGCTAGAAGACGACTTCACTCCCaaggtttccgattttgggttGGCTAGGGAAGCAACTGAAGGAAGTCATCACATCTCTACAAGGGTCATGGGAACTTTTGG GTATGTAGCCCCAGAATATGCGATGACAGGACACTTACTTGTCAAGAGTGATGTTTACAGTTATGGAGTTGTGCTGCTGGAACTTCTCTCCGGAAGAAAACCTGTTGATATGTCTCACCCTCAGGGCCAAGAGAATTTGGTCACGTGGTCAAGACCGTTGCTAACCAGCAGAGAAGGTTTGCAGCAGTTGGTGGATCCTGCCTTAGCTGGAACTTATGACTTTGATGATATGGCTAAAGTGGCAGCCATTGCTTCCATGTGTGTTCATCCTGAGGTCACTCACAGACCTTTTATGGGTGAGGTTGTGCAGGCTCTGAAACTGATATACAACGACACTGATGAGACTGGTGGGGACTGCCATAGTCAAAAGGAGTCTTCTGTCCCGGACTCCTTTAAATGTGATCTTGCCCCTTCCGATAGCAGTTGGTGGAATGCCGGTGGACTCACTCCCCGACTAAATTACGGGCAAGCCTCTTCCTTCATTACAATGGAGTATAGCTCAGGGACCCTTGAAGACATGGAAAACAGACCGTTTTCAGCTTCAAGTTTGGTGGGGAATGAGGTATCCTTACCAATTAGACATGGCAATAGATCAGGGCCATTAAGAACCATCCGAAGCAAGCCGACTTTCTACAGAGCGAGAGGAAGTATGAGTGAGCATGGAGGTCTGCTTGGAAAGCGTCCGTGGAACGATGGATTCTGGGTTTGA
- the LOC126782173 gene encoding uncharacterized protein LOC126782173 translates to MLSLVYTTTTTPNPLVLNSPHFSSSSSSSSTTRHTRLKMSSSSDSLPPLPQNRTVLGVGSMGLDFLAAVSSYPKPDDKIRTTSLKVQGGGNASNALTCVARLGLSPRVISKVADDTQGRGILEELQADGVDTSFVVVAEEGNSPFTYIIVDNETNTRTCIHTPGYPPMIPEDLTPSSLSSALDGARLAYFDGRLHETALIVAQEATRRKIPILIDAERIREGLDDLLNLAEYAICSVNFPKAWTEAKSFPSALVSMLLKLPKLKYAIVTLGEDGCIMLERSVEEPPQTEEMDVDSLFEVLKQRKDDSIAIPTYISSPVTKLRASGIGTVSGRLFLGTAEKIPPSELVDTTGAGDSFIGAVIYAVCTNMPPEKMLPFAAQVAATCCRGLGARTSLPHRTDPRLASFLC, encoded by the exons ATGCTTTCTCTTGTttacaccaccaccaccaccccaaaCCCCCTTGTCCTCAACTCCCctcatttctcttcttcttcttcttcttcttcaacaactCGCCACACCAG GCTCAAAATGTCGTCCTCCTCCGATTCGCTTCCGCCTCTCCCGCAAAACCGCACCGTC CTCGGTGTCGGCAGCATGGGCCTGGATTTCCTCGCCGCCGTCTCCTCTTATCCTAAGCCCGACGATAAGATCAGGACCACCAGCTTAAAG GTTCAAGGAGGCGGAAATGCGAGCAATGCTTTGACTTGTGTGGCTCGGTTGGGGCTGAGTCCCAGGGTGATTTCCAAG GTTGCGGATGATACGCAAGGCAGGGGTATACTGGAGGAGCTACAAGCCGATGGCGTCGATACTTCTTTTGTTGTG GTTGCCGAGGAGGGTAATTCACCATTTACCTACATTATTGTTGACAACGAAAC GAATACTCGTACTTGTATTCATACTCCAGGATACCCTCCTATGATACCGGAGGACCTTACGCCTTCAAGTTTATCATCTGCATTGGATGGAGCAAGACTTGCTTATTTTGATGGGCGTCTACATGAAACTGCTTTAATTGTTGCACAAGAG GCTACTCGCCGGAAGATACCTATATTAATTGATGCTGAAAGGATTAGAGAAGGGTTGGATGATCTTCTAAACTTGGCTGAGTATGCCATATGCTCAGTAAATTTTCCAAAG GCATGGACAGAAGCGAAATCTTTTCCAAGTGCTCTTGTTTCAATGCTTTTGAAATTGCCAAAGCTCAAGTATGCAATTGTGACCTTGGGTGAAGATGGATGCATAATGCTTGAGAGAAGTGTAGAAG AGCCTCCTCAGACTGAAGAAATGGACGTGGACAGCTTATTTGaagtgctgaagcagagaaAGGATGACAGCATAGCCATACCAACTTATATTTCATCG CCAGTGACAAAATTGAGAGCCAGCGGAATAGGGACAGTGTCTGGACGGCTATTTTTGGGAACAGCTGAAAAAATACCACCCTCTGAGCTGGTAGATACAACAGGTGCTGGAGATAGTTTTATTGGAGCAGTTATTTATG CTGTTTGCACCAACATGCCACCAGAGAAAATGCTCCCTTTTGCTGCTCAAGTG GCGGCTACCTGCTGTAGAGGTTTGGGAGCCCGAACTAGTCTTCCACACCGCACAGATCCACGGCTGGCATCATTTCTATGTTAA